The following are from one region of the Pseudodesulfovibrio piezophilus C1TLV30 genome:
- the coxB gene encoding cytochrome c oxidase subunit II, which produces MYPQIFSAASEVDRAFLIILGFAVFILILVTVVMLWFLYRYHYKKNPDAAQIKGNVWAEIIWMGLPTVIVLGLFWTGWTSFKAMRTIPEGAMVVKAEGRMWSWKFTYENGKTSPELYIPIDTPIKLELSARDVIHSFYVPAMRVKWDMVPGMDTDAWIQSDSLGEYDIFCAEYCGLKHSDMITLLHVQTAEDFQAWLDSSPADPEGKPRGLSLMEEYGCFDCHAMDGTDDVAPPLNDIAGKDRVVVLANGTKKTVKADYDYLRAAILTPGVEMVDGWGDEMPPYEGDLSEDDVKAIVNYMLGKDESGAPLTVAPHPGQQMAEAEGCLSCHSTDGTETERAPSFKGLFGATIKVSRFGKSTTVVADDMYLQQSIVAPSKWVSDGYEDSMPPYDDLDEETVAGLVSFIKSLGKEAQ; this is translated from the coding sequence ATGTATCCACAGATCTTTTCCGCTGCGAGTGAAGTCGACAGGGCTTTTCTGATCATCCTCGGCTTTGCCGTATTCATCCTGATTCTCGTAACCGTGGTCATGCTCTGGTTTCTTTATCGGTACCATTACAAGAAAAATCCGGACGCTGCCCAGATCAAAGGGAATGTCTGGGCAGAAATTATCTGGATGGGGTTGCCGACCGTGATTGTCCTCGGTCTGTTCTGGACTGGGTGGACTTCCTTCAAAGCCATGCGGACCATCCCGGAAGGGGCGATGGTCGTCAAAGCAGAAGGGCGGATGTGGTCGTGGAAGTTTACCTATGAGAACGGGAAAACCAGCCCTGAACTCTATATTCCGATTGATACTCCGATCAAACTGGAACTTTCGGCACGGGATGTGATCCATTCCTTTTATGTCCCTGCCATGCGTGTGAAGTGGGATATGGTTCCGGGTATGGATACTGATGCCTGGATTCAATCGGATTCGTTGGGAGAATATGATATTTTTTGCGCTGAATATTGTGGTTTGAAACACTCCGACATGATCACCCTGCTCCATGTTCAGACGGCCGAGGACTTTCAGGCGTGGCTTGATTCCTCTCCGGCTGATCCCGAGGGGAAGCCTCGGGGATTGTCACTCATGGAAGAGTACGGGTGTTTTGATTGTCACGCCATGGACGGGACCGATGATGTTGCTCCGCCTCTCAATGACATAGCTGGAAAGGACAGGGTTGTCGTCCTCGCGAACGGAACGAAGAAGACCGTCAAGGCAGATTATGATTATCTGCGCGCGGCCATCCTGACTCCCGGAGTTGAGATGGTGGACGGGTGGGGCGACGAAATGCCGCCCTATGAAGGCGACTTGAGTGAAGACGACGTCAAGGCGATCGTCAACTACATGTTGGGCAAGGACGAATCCGGTGCGCCTCTGACTGTCGCTCCTCATCCAGGACAGCAAATGGCCGAGGCCGAGGGGTGTTTGTCGTGCCACTCCACCGACGGCACGGAAACCGAACGCGCCCCGAGTTTCAAGGGATTGTTCGGTGCCACGATCAAGGTGTCCCGTTTCGGAAAGAGTACAACCGTGGTCGCTGATGACATGTATCTTCAGCAATCCATTGTCGCCCCCTCCAAGTGGGTGAGTGATGGCTATGAGGATTCCATGCCGCCGTATGATGATTTGGATGAGGAAACCGTGGCAGGCCTTGTTTCCTTTATCAAATCCTTGGGGAAAGAAGCTCAATGA
- a CDS encoding cytochrome C oxidase subunit IV family protein, translated as MSNDSAHSDHHGPGYTLFVIVWGALLVCTALTVYAAEIDLGFLNVALALSIATTKAALVTFFFMHLKYENLTFKLMVLACFVILAIFIGLTFFDTVYRPVG; from the coding sequence ATGAGTAACGATAGTGCACATAGCGACCATCATGGTCCCGGTTACACGCTCTTTGTCATTGTCTGGGGAGCCTTGCTCGTCTGCACGGCATTGACGGTTTATGCTGCGGAAATCGATCTCGGTTTTCTTAACGTGGCCCTGGCCCTTTCCATTGCCACGACAAAGGCTGCGCTGGTGACGTTTTTTTTCATGCATCTCAAGTACGAAAATCTGACCTTCAAACTGATGGTTCTGGCGTGCTTTGTCATTCTCGCCATTTTCATAGGATTGACGTTTTTCGACACAGTCTACAGGCCGGTGGGGTAG
- a CDS encoding cytochrome c oxidase subunit 3 family protein: protein MSEHPSDYTGAKMGMWLFLFTEVILFGGLFVLYAVTLQRYPAEFHEASKLLSLTMGTVNTIVLITSSLFAVLAVTALQKADIRKAKLFLLLTILLAAVFLVDKYFEWGAKIHHGIYPGGEEMASFKPGMQAFFNLYYLMTGLHGLHIVIGMSVLGWVYWLIEKGKCTPEHFVALENGGLYWHLVDLIWIYLFPLYYLIA, encoded by the coding sequence ATGAGTGAGCATCCCAGTGATTACACCGGGGCGAAAATGGGCATGTGGCTCTTCCTGTTTACGGAGGTGATTCTTTTCGGCGGTCTGTTTGTTCTCTATGCAGTGACGCTTCAGCGGTATCCGGCAGAGTTTCATGAGGCCAGTAAGCTTCTCAGTCTGACCATGGGCACTGTGAATACCATTGTCCTGATCACTTCGAGTCTATTTGCCGTGCTTGCTGTCACTGCGCTGCAAAAGGCTGATATCAGGAAGGCCAAGCTTTTCCTTCTTCTCACCATTCTGCTGGCCGCAGTGTTTCTCGTGGACAAATACTTTGAATGGGGGGCCAAAATCCATCACGGCATCTATCCGGGCGGTGAGGAAATGGCCAGTTTCAAACCGGGTATGCAGGCTTTTTTCAACCTCTATTATCTTATGACCGGGTTGCACGGTCTTCATATCGTCATTGGTATGTCCGTGCTTGGGTGGGTCTACTGGCTGATAGAGAAGGGAAAATGCACGCCTGAGCATTTTGTCGCCCTCGAAAATGGTGGGCTTTACTGGCATTTGGTTGATCTTATCTGGATTTATCTCTTTCCGTTGTACTACCTGATAGCCTGA